In Actinoplanes derwentensis, the following proteins share a genomic window:
- a CDS encoding type I polyketide synthase, protein MTQPIAIIGMAARFPGAADVDAFWDLIVSGREAIRDLSDEELVRGGVDRAWLGDPDYVKAAATLDDVDLFDAAHFDISGREAAAMDPQHRVFLETCWHALENAGVRVPAGAGSGAPVGVFAGSGGVLTSYLPEVLRHSGPLADPTASIEQLGSDKDFLATRVSYKLNLTGPSLTVQTACSTSLVAVHLAVQSLLRGECETALAGGVNIRLPTDAGHWYRRGGILSPDGRCRPFDVSAQGTIFGSGAGVVVLKPLADALRDGDTVYATILGTAINNDGGGKASYGAASLPGQLGAMHRALAGSGVDPASIGYLEAHGTGVPLGDPTEIGALKKIFGQDGACAIGSVKALIGHMEAASGIAGLIKAALVLHRGQIPPNPYFTAPHARLNLAGTGLFVNEQPLPMPGFPRRAAVNSLGIGGTNAFAVLEQAPDRTPPVRQPGHELVTISAKTPDALRELAGRWASSLREPEVSLRDLAYTSHLGRSALRHRLSVVADSPTAAADRIETWLRTGKGPVDAGETARDRPRVGFLFPGQSSEYAGMAVELYREHPAFRTALDRHTELFRELTGAEPLEVFADPAAQARAELLQPAVFLLQVALAEFWATCGVRPDAVAGHSLGEYAAACVAGVLSPEEGLALVCERGRAFAAVPGSGRMVAVGCDAPAELERLVQAKGGSASVAAYNAPERITVSGSDSEMRELEDEFRQRGWGTIALETTHAFHSALVAPVVPALVAAANRITHRAPAVPMVLNLTGTWAKRDEIGPEYWGRQLTSPVRFASGAAELLAGECTVLLEVGPGRTLTTSGRAQSGPDVVWLPGLAARTPDPATVLAHLGRLERAGVPVDWAGYYAPLPASKVAAPRYPFARTRHWIAAAPAAPSQELPDLHRLPLPQSAQRRYETTVSGQAPGSLADHEISGRLVVPGAYHTACLVEAMTTTSPESAVVVEDLVFPRALEVTDTPRRVQLVLTPAGDGRFVAQSLGLTGGADPLADASWQVHAEGRMSRDDSPARRWTDPSSHRTGRPLSAAELYPRFEAAGFRFGPTFQWIGELRLAGDDSTGDLGFAASSPRERTMAILDSCVQLAIAARIVRAASGDGVLLPFRIERAVFHAAHRTAETGVAFVRHRAAEASRAVADVSLVDVDGTMLLELVGLELRAVSFGSPAPGGPAEAGVYADRWEPSDAAGAESLPAGRWIVFADGRKHWRQAVAALEAAGSQCVIVEVGTAFMRHDDHHYELDPTDAESLARLFRETGPADVLHCLGLDPQQTRVACGSLPALARAAVRPGSVVLLTSGAVAVHDPGEVGDPYGAMLWGLGRSVALEAPHLGVRLIDADPRDLPRALGMIVGAPAEAAIRDGRVHRPRLHLDTTSPAPAGPLSADGCHLITGGTGALGLHTAAWLVRRGARHVVLASRRAPETPIGELRNSGARITTVSLDVTDETAVGRLVERARREWGGLRSVVHAAGVLDDALLPELSWDRFQTVLAPKVAGGWNLHRATLNLDLEHFILFSSTAALLGAPGQANYAAANAFLDGLAHHRRGLGLPALSVNWGPWAEGMVARMSGPQQSRFRDAGFTPLSPESAFAALDRLSAGPGVQYGVFTVDWSRYRARFPGDRAVVATQEPRDDAESGRRLRRDLLGADRERSRELVLDYLRGMLATRLGMSGDALHEDRSLQEAGLDSLVAVEVRGQIFRDLDVDLPLGGLLEGNALRLLAEELTDRLALLDAPPATVPAAAEPVPAGADHPLSYAQRPLLMLHRMNPDSASYNVAFTARFTAGFDSAAFHRAVRSLVGRHAALRTTFSRVGADGPDGARQTVHGWLEPDVAEVDAGQWDESRVADEVRGAYREPFDLATGPLFRSRVYSPAGGETVVLLTLHHAVCDFWSLSVLVAELEQLYLAEVNRRPVRLPDRNVPYADFVSRQRELIASERGGRARSYWHTRLSGELEPARWPRFALDPADTGEGGSMLFPFPAALADGVSTLAKEQGATPYAVLLTAFQVLVGRYTGQQDVLVGTPVAGRFDPSLAECVGNFVNPVVLRADLSDAAPFREQLARTRRAVVEALEHQDYPFELLVSELAPRRVSDRNPIFQAMFSYQKPSRYPALAALYAADPGAAPVDWAGLTAVPFRLDQQDDQLELVLEVVQDGDRLVGLLKYRKSVFSAAAARQLIDNYVTLLRAGLTDPGRSVAELPLTIDADRDTTPAGPVAATPPSGELTGHQVRLVTAAWQKVLGREDIGPEDNFFDLGGNSMLLMQVYEMLADETADTPLKVPDLFRYPTVTSLARRLGQSSAAAGASPDRGRAPSRRVQLAEGTARSARLRARDRHRQDTDGGRDV, encoded by the coding sequence ATGACCCAGCCGATCGCCATCATCGGAATGGCCGCGCGGTTCCCCGGCGCCGCGGACGTGGACGCGTTCTGGGACCTGATCGTGTCCGGGCGGGAGGCCATCCGCGACCTCAGCGACGAGGAACTGGTCCGCGGTGGCGTGGACCGGGCCTGGCTCGGCGATCCCGACTACGTCAAAGCCGCCGCCACCCTGGACGACGTCGACCTCTTCGACGCGGCCCATTTCGACATCTCGGGCCGTGAGGCCGCCGCCATGGACCCGCAGCACCGCGTCTTCCTGGAGACCTGCTGGCACGCGTTGGAGAACGCGGGCGTACGGGTACCGGCCGGCGCCGGATCCGGGGCCCCGGTCGGCGTGTTCGCCGGCAGCGGTGGAGTCCTCACCAGCTACCTGCCCGAGGTGCTGCGGCACTCCGGGCCGCTGGCCGACCCGACGGCCTCGATCGAGCAGCTCGGGTCGGACAAGGACTTCCTCGCCACTCGGGTGTCGTACAAGCTGAATCTGACCGGCCCCAGCCTGACCGTGCAGACCGCCTGTTCCACCTCGCTGGTCGCCGTGCACCTGGCGGTGCAGAGCCTGCTGCGCGGCGAGTGCGAGACGGCACTGGCCGGCGGAGTGAACATCCGGCTGCCCACCGATGCCGGGCACTGGTACCGCCGGGGCGGCATCCTGTCCCCGGACGGTCGTTGCCGGCCGTTCGACGTCAGCGCGCAGGGCACGATCTTCGGTAGCGGGGCGGGTGTCGTCGTCCTCAAGCCGCTCGCCGACGCGCTCCGTGACGGCGACACCGTCTACGCCACCATCCTCGGCACCGCGATCAACAACGACGGCGGTGGCAAGGCGAGTTACGGCGCCGCCAGCCTGCCGGGCCAGCTGGGCGCGATGCACCGGGCGCTGGCCGGCTCCGGCGTCGACCCGGCGTCGATCGGCTACCTCGAGGCCCACGGCACCGGAGTGCCACTCGGCGACCCCACCGAGATCGGGGCACTGAAGAAGATCTTCGGCCAGGACGGCGCCTGCGCCATCGGCTCGGTGAAGGCGCTGATCGGGCACATGGAGGCGGCCTCCGGCATCGCCGGCCTGATCAAGGCCGCGCTGGTCCTGCACCGGGGGCAGATCCCGCCGAACCCGTACTTCACGGCTCCGCACGCCCGGCTCAACCTGGCCGGGACGGGCCTGTTCGTCAACGAGCAGCCGCTGCCCATGCCCGGCTTCCCGCGCCGGGCGGCGGTCAACTCCCTGGGCATCGGCGGCACCAACGCGTTCGCGGTGCTGGAGCAGGCGCCCGACCGGACGCCCCCGGTCCGGCAGCCGGGTCACGAGCTCGTCACGATCAGCGCGAAGACTCCGGACGCCCTGCGCGAGCTGGCCGGGCGATGGGCGAGCAGCCTGCGGGAACCCGAGGTGAGCCTGCGGGACCTGGCCTACACCAGCCACCTCGGCCGGAGCGCTCTGCGGCACCGGCTCAGCGTGGTCGCCGACTCCCCAACCGCGGCGGCCGACCGGATCGAGACGTGGCTGCGTACCGGGAAAGGACCGGTCGACGCCGGCGAGACCGCGCGGGACCGGCCGAGGGTCGGATTCCTCTTCCCCGGACAGAGCTCCGAGTACGCCGGTATGGCCGTCGAGCTTTACCGGGAGCATCCCGCGTTCCGCACGGCGCTGGACCGGCACACGGAACTCTTCCGGGAACTCACCGGAGCCGAACCGCTGGAGGTGTTCGCCGACCCGGCGGCACAGGCGCGGGCCGAACTGCTCCAACCGGCGGTCTTCCTCCTGCAGGTCGCGCTGGCGGAGTTCTGGGCCACGTGCGGAGTACGCCCGGACGCGGTCGCCGGGCACAGCCTCGGGGAGTACGCGGCGGCCTGCGTGGCCGGAGTGCTCAGCCCCGAGGAGGGTCTCGCACTGGTCTGCGAGCGCGGTCGTGCCTTCGCGGCGGTTCCCGGCAGCGGCCGGATGGTCGCGGTCGGCTGTGACGCCCCGGCCGAGCTGGAGCGCCTGGTGCAGGCCAAGGGCGGATCGGCGTCGGTTGCCGCGTACAACGCGCCGGAGCGGATCACCGTCTCCGGCTCGGACAGCGAGATGCGTGAGCTGGAGGACGAGTTCCGGCAGCGGGGCTGGGGCACGATCGCCCTGGAGACCACGCATGCCTTCCACTCGGCGCTGGTCGCCCCGGTCGTACCGGCCCTGGTCGCGGCAGCGAACCGGATCACTCACCGGGCACCGGCCGTGCCCATGGTGCTGAACCTCACCGGCACGTGGGCGAAGCGCGACGAGATCGGCCCGGAGTACTGGGGACGCCAACTCACCTCCCCGGTCAGGTTCGCCTCCGGGGCCGCCGAGCTGCTCGCCGGGGAGTGCACGGTGCTGCTCGAAGTGGGTCCGGGCCGGACGCTCACCACGTCGGGCCGTGCCCAGTCCGGCCCGGATGTCGTCTGGCTGCCGGGTCTGGCCGCCCGGACTCCGGATCCGGCCACGGTCCTGGCCCACCTGGGCCGGCTGGAACGGGCCGGGGTGCCGGTCGACTGGGCCGGGTACTACGCGCCGCTACCGGCGAGCAAGGTGGCCGCGCCCCGGTACCCGTTCGCCCGGACCCGGCACTGGATCGCCGCCGCTCCGGCCGCACCCTCCCAGGAACTGCCCGATCTGCACAGGCTCCCCCTGCCGCAGTCCGCACAGCGGCGGTACGAGACCACGGTGTCCGGGCAGGCTCCGGGCAGCCTGGCCGACCATGAGATCTCCGGCCGTCTGGTCGTCCCCGGCGCGTACCACACGGCGTGCCTGGTGGAGGCGATGACGACCACGTCGCCCGAGTCCGCAGTGGTCGTCGAGGACCTGGTCTTCCCGCGCGCGCTGGAGGTCACCGACACCCCGCGCCGGGTCCAGCTCGTGCTCACCCCGGCCGGGGACGGCAGGTTCGTCGCGCAGTCACTCGGCCTGACCGGCGGGGCCGACCCCCTCGCCGACGCGTCCTGGCAGGTCCACGCGGAGGGCCGGATGAGCCGGGACGATTCGCCGGCCCGGCGATGGACGGATCCGTCGAGTCACCGGACCGGACGCCCGCTGTCGGCGGCCGAGCTCTACCCGCGGTTCGAGGCCGCCGGTTTCCGGTTCGGTCCCACCTTCCAGTGGATCGGCGAGCTGCGGCTGGCCGGTGACGACAGCACCGGTGACCTCGGTTTCGCCGCCTCCTCACCGCGCGAGCGGACGATGGCGATCCTCGACTCCTGCGTTCAGTTGGCGATCGCGGCCCGGATCGTCCGGGCGGCTTCCGGGGACGGTGTGCTGCTCCCGTTCCGGATCGAGCGGGCCGTGTTCCACGCGGCTCACCGCACGGCGGAGACCGGCGTCGCGTTCGTCCGGCACCGGGCGGCCGAGGCGTCGCGGGCCGTGGCCGACGTCTCGCTCGTCGACGTCGACGGCACCATGCTGCTCGAACTCGTCGGCCTGGAACTCAGGGCGGTGTCCTTCGGATCACCGGCACCCGGCGGGCCGGCCGAAGCCGGTGTCTACGCCGACAGGTGGGAGCCGAGTGACGCGGCCGGTGCCGAGTCGCTTCCGGCCGGCCGGTGGATCGTGTTCGCCGACGGCCGCAAGCACTGGCGGCAGGCTGTCGCAGCGCTCGAAGCGGCCGGCAGTCAGTGTGTGATCGTCGAGGTCGGTACGGCCTTCATGCGTCACGACGACCATCACTACGAGCTGGACCCCACGGATGCCGAGAGCCTGGCCCGGCTGTTCCGCGAGACCGGGCCCGCCGACGTCCTGCACTGTCTCGGCCTGGACCCCCAGCAGACCCGGGTCGCCTGCGGCAGCCTGCCGGCTCTGGCACGGGCCGCCGTCCGGCCGGGTTCTGTGGTGCTGCTCACCAGCGGCGCGGTGGCCGTGCACGATCCGGGCGAGGTCGGTGACCCGTACGGCGCGATGCTCTGGGGTCTGGGTCGAAGTGTGGCACTGGAGGCACCACACCTGGGGGTCCGGCTGATCGACGCCGACCCCCGGGACCTGCCCCGCGCACTGGGAATGATCGTCGGCGCACCGGCTGAGGCCGCGATCCGGGACGGCCGTGTCCACCGGCCCCGGTTGCACCTCGACACGACCTCGCCGGCTCCCGCGGGACCGCTCAGCGCCGACGGCTGCCACCTGATCACCGGCGGGACCGGAGCGCTCGGGCTGCACACCGCCGCCTGGCTGGTCCGGCGTGGGGCGCGCCACGTGGTGCTCGCCTCCCGCCGCGCCCCGGAGACCCCGATCGGTGAGCTGCGGAACTCCGGAGCGCGGATCACCACGGTCAGCCTGGACGTCACCGACGAGACCGCGGTCGGCCGGCTGGTCGAGCGCGCCCGACGGGAGTGGGGCGGCCTGCGCAGCGTCGTTCACGCGGCCGGTGTGCTGGACGACGCGCTGTTGCCGGAGCTGAGCTGGGATCGGTTCCAGACGGTGCTCGCCCCGAAGGTGGCCGGCGGCTGGAACCTGCACCGGGCCACCCTGAATCTCGATCTCGAGCACTTCATCCTGTTCTCCTCCACGGCCGCGCTGCTCGGAGCTCCGGGTCAGGCCAACTACGCGGCGGCCAACGCCTTCCTCGACGGGCTCGCCCACCACCGCCGAGGGCTCGGGCTACCCGCCCTCAGCGTCAACTGGGGACCGTGGGCGGAGGGCATGGTGGCCCGGATGAGCGGGCCGCAGCAATCTCGCTTCCGGGACGCCGGCTTCACGCCGCTGTCGCCCGAATCTGCATTCGCCGCGCTCGACCGGCTGTCGGCCGGACCGGGCGTCCAGTACGGCGTGTTCACCGTGGACTGGTCCCGCTACCGGGCCCGGTTCCCCGGTGACCGGGCCGTCGTCGCGACCCAGGAACCACGGGACGACGCGGAGTCGGGCCGTCGTCTGCGCCGCGACCTGCTCGGCGCCGACCGGGAACGCAGCCGTGAGCTGGTGCTCGACTATCTGCGCGGCATGCTCGCCACCCGGCTCGGCATGTCCGGCGACGCGCTGCACGAGGACCGGTCGCTGCAGGAGGCCGGGCTGGACTCGCTGGTGGCCGTCGAGGTCCGTGGCCAGATCTTCCGGGACCTGGACGTCGACCTGCCGCTGGGCGGGCTGCTCGAAGGCAACGCCCTGCGGTTGCTCGCCGAGGAGTTGACGGATCGTCTGGCCCTTCTCGACGCGCCGCCCGCGACGGTTCCGGCCGCTGCGGAACCGGTCCCGGCCGGCGCTGACCACCCGCTTTCCTACGCCCAGCGCCCGCTGTTGATGTTGCACCGGATGAACCCGGACAGTGCCTCCTACAACGTCGCTTTCACCGCCCGGTTCACCGCCGGGTTCGACTCCGCCGCGTTCCACCGGGCGGTCCGGTCGCTGGTCGGGCGGCATGCGGCCCTGCGCACCACCTTCAGCCGGGTGGGCGCCGACGGACCGGACGGCGCCCGTCAGACGGTGCACGGATGGCTCGAACCCGACGTCGCGGAGGTGGACGCCGGGCAGTGGGACGAGTCGCGGGTCGCGGACGAGGTGCGCGGCGCGTACCGGGAGCCGTTCGATCTGGCGACCGGTCCACTGTTCCGGTCCCGGGTGTACTCGCCGGCGGGCGGGGAGACTGTCGTCCTGCTGACCCTCCACCACGCGGTGTGCGATTTCTGGTCGCTCAGCGTGCTCGTGGCGGAGCTCGAACAGCTCTACCTCGCGGAGGTGAACCGCCGTCCGGTGCGGCTGCCGGACCGCAACGTCCCCTACGCCGACTTCGTCTCCCGCCAGCGCGAACTGATCGCCAGCGAGCGGGGTGGCCGGGCGCGTTCCTACTGGCACACCCGGCTCTCCGGTGAGCTGGAGCCCGCACGATGGCCACGGTTCGCGCTCGACCCGGCGGACACCGGCGAGGGCGGATCCATGCTGTTCCCGTTCCCCGCCGCACTCGCCGACGGCGTGTCCACACTGGCCAAAGAGCAGGGCGCCACGCCGTACGCGGTGCTGCTGACCGCTTTTCAGGTCCTGGTCGGCCGCTACACCGGGCAGCAGGACGTGCTGGTGGGTACGCCGGTCGCCGGCCGGTTCGACCCGTCGCTGGCCGAGTGTGTCGGCAACTTCGTCAACCCTGTGGTGCTGCGTGCCGATCTGAGCGACGCGGCGCCGTTCCGCGAGCAGCTCGCCCGGACCCGCCGTGCCGTCGTGGAGGCGCTCGAGCACCAGGACTATCCGTTCGAGCTGCTGGTCAGCGAGCTGGCACCGCGGCGGGTGAGCGACCGGAACCCGATCTTCCAGGCGATGTTCAGCTATCAGAAACCCAGTCGCTATCCGGCGCTGGCGGCGCTGTACGCGGCCGACCCGGGTGCGGCCCCGGTCGACTGGGCCGGACTGACCGCGGTTCCGTTCCGCCTGGATCAGCAGGACGACCAGCTCGAACTGGTCCTTGAGGTGGTGCAGGACGGCGACCGTCTCGTCGGGCTGCTCAAGTACCGCAAGTCCGTCTTCTCCGCCGCGGCCGCCCGCCAGCTGATCGACAACTACGTGACGCTGCTGCGGGCCGGGCTCACCGACCCCGGCCGCAGCGTGGCGGAGCTGCCGCTGACGATCGACGCCGACCGGGACACCACCCCGGCCGGTCCGGTCGCCGCCACGCCGCCGTCCGGCGAACTCACCGGGCACCAGGTGCGGCTGGTGACAGCCGCCTGGCAGAAGGTGCTCGGCCGTGAGGACATCGGGCCGGAGGACAACTTCTTCGACCTCGGCGGCAACTCGATGCTGCTGATGCAGGTCTACGAGATGCTCGCCGACGAGACGGCGGACACGCCGCTGAAGGTGCCCGACCTGTTCCGCTACCCGACCGTCACCAGCCTGGCCCGTCGTCTCGGCCAGAGCTCCGCCGCGGCGGGCGCGAGCCCCGACCGCGGCCGGGCACCGAGCCGCCGGGTGCAACTGGCGGAGGGAACCGCCCGCAGTGCGCGGCTGCGGGCGCGGGACCGTCACCGCCAGGACACCGACGGAGGCCGCGATGTCTGA
- a CDS encoding acyl carrier protein has protein sequence MNRRETVMTALLEIVNEVAGPVDHLDSDQLLVDQLGLESLHLARLVAVLEMELDTDPFTDEVPITSVRTVGDLLRAYDPVVRAPLGTGEPV, from the coding sequence ATGAACAGGCGTGAGACGGTCATGACGGCGCTGCTCGAGATCGTGAACGAGGTGGCCGGACCGGTCGATCACCTGGACTCCGACCAGTTGCTCGTCGATCAGCTGGGACTGGAGTCGTTGCACCTCGCCAGGCTGGTCGCGGTCCTGGAGATGGAGCTGGACACCGACCCGTTCACCGACGAGGTGCCGATCACCAGCGTCCGCACGGTGGGCGACCTGCTGCGGGCGTACGACCCGGTGGTCCGGGCCCCGCTGGGCACCGGAGAACCGGTATGA
- a CDS encoding SDR family NAD(P)-dependent oxidoreductase codes for MTSLVDQRPVAVVSGGSRGLGLALVRDFLNRGYRVETFSRTESAELAGLRAADDSGALFWSAVDGTDADAIQAFTGAVVRRHRRIDVLVNNAAVGLEGLLTLTSPAAIDAALRTNLTLPILLARACLKPMLARRDGVVVNLSSINALRGQTGVAVYGAAKAALDGLTRGLAREVGPAGIRVVSVAPGYFDSDMTAGIGPDQRRRIERRTPLGRLGSVEDVLGVVRFLTSPAASFITGQTITVDGGYTC; via the coding sequence GTGACCAGCCTCGTGGATCAGCGTCCGGTGGCGGTCGTCAGCGGTGGCAGTCGCGGGCTCGGGCTGGCACTCGTCCGGGATTTCCTGAACCGCGGGTACCGGGTGGAGACCTTCAGCCGGACGGAATCCGCCGAGCTGGCCGGACTGCGCGCGGCGGACGACTCCGGAGCACTGTTCTGGTCCGCCGTCGACGGCACCGACGCCGACGCGATCCAGGCCTTCACCGGTGCGGTCGTGCGCCGGCACCGCCGGATCGACGTGCTGGTGAACAACGCCGCGGTCGGGCTCGAAGGCCTGCTGACGCTGACCTCCCCGGCTGCGATCGACGCCGCGTTGCGGACCAACCTGACGCTGCCGATCCTGCTCGCGCGGGCCTGCCTCAAGCCGATGCTGGCCCGCCGGGACGGTGTGGTGGTCAACCTGTCGTCGATCAACGCGCTGCGCGGGCAGACCGGCGTGGCGGTGTACGGCGCGGCGAAGGCCGCACTCGACGGACTGACGCGCGGCCTGGCCCGGGAGGTCGGACCGGCCGGGATCCGGGTGGTCAGCGTCGCCCCCGGCTACTTCGACAGCGACATGACCGCGGGGATCGGCCCGGACCAGCGGCGCCGCATCGAACGACGGACTCCGCTCGGCCGGCTCGGTTCGGTGGAGGACGTGCTCGGCGTCGTCCGGTTCCTCACCTCACCGGCGGCGAGTTTCATCACCGGCCAGACCATCACCGTCGACGGTGGCTACACCTGCTGA
- a CDS encoding class I adenylate-forming enzyme family protein: MTTGTGTSTMDWLLRDLREFGDTEAMAGYGGSVTYTELADRTTGWLSELDRLGTTAGEVVAIIGYAAPDVVALFMALAIRGAVVVPIAPTDPPEEQRAARLATAYAGRVFEFHGDGEWTVRAIPAPDGPRPGLLTKLTGAGEAGLLLFSSGSTGESKAALLSLPRLLSGFRVAGRPRRTLQFMALDHIGGVNTLFRTLIGGGTVITEPRRTPRTACEAIERHRVQVLPTTPTFLNMLLLSGAYRDHDLSSLELVTYGTEPMREVTLAHAAEVFPKVRFKQTYGLTETGILPTRSVSSNSLLMDVGGHGFDTRVRDGVLWIKSPSSMLGYLNAPDPFDSDGWLDTGDAVEVAEDGSLRVLGRLSALINVGGEKVSPAEVENVLLRADNVKDAVVSGRPNAVTGAIVVATVELVTAEDRKAVARRLRLLCAESLPPHKVPAVITVADRPLHGERFKRMGGAL; this comes from the coding sequence ATGACGACCGGAACGGGGACGAGCACGATGGACTGGCTGCTGCGGGACTTGCGCGAGTTCGGCGACACCGAGGCGATGGCCGGGTACGGCGGATCGGTCACGTACACCGAACTCGCCGACCGGACCACCGGCTGGCTGTCCGAACTGGACCGGCTCGGGACGACCGCGGGCGAGGTCGTGGCGATCATCGGTTACGCCGCACCGGACGTGGTCGCGCTCTTCATGGCGCTCGCGATCCGGGGCGCGGTCGTGGTGCCGATCGCCCCCACCGATCCACCGGAGGAGCAGCGGGCGGCCCGGCTTGCGACCGCGTACGCCGGCCGGGTCTTCGAATTTCACGGCGACGGCGAGTGGACCGTCCGGGCGATCCCGGCACCGGACGGCCCCCGGCCCGGCCTCCTGACGAAACTCACCGGCGCAGGGGAAGCCGGCCTCCTGCTGTTCTCCTCGGGTTCGACGGGTGAGAGCAAGGCGGCGCTGCTGTCGCTGCCACGCCTGCTCAGCGGATTCCGGGTGGCCGGACGCCCGCGCCGGACGCTGCAGTTCATGGCGCTCGACCACATCGGCGGCGTCAACACGCTGTTCCGCACCCTCATCGGTGGCGGCACGGTGATCACCGAGCCGCGCCGGACGCCGAGGACCGCCTGCGAGGCCATCGAACGTCACCGGGTCCAGGTCCTGCCCACCACGCCGACGTTCCTCAACATGCTGCTGCTCTCCGGCGCCTACCGGGACCACGACCTGTCCTCGCTCGAACTGGTCACCTACGGCACCGAGCCGATGCGCGAGGTCACCCTGGCGCATGCGGCCGAGGTGTTCCCGAAGGTGCGGTTCAAGCAGACGTACGGCCTCACCGAGACCGGCATCCTGCCCACCCGATCCGTCTCGTCGAACTCACTGCTGATGGACGTCGGCGGACACGGATTCGACACCCGCGTCCGCGATGGTGTGCTCTGGATCAAGTCGCCGAGCAGCATGCTCGGATACCTCAACGCGCCCGACCCGTTCGACTCCGACGGGTGGCTCGACACGGGCGACGCGGTCGAGGTGGCCGAGGACGGTTCGCTGCGCGTACTGGGCCGGCTCTCGGCTCTGATCAACGTCGGCGGTGAGAAGGTGTCGCCGGCCGAGGTCGAGAACGTGCTGCTGCGGGCGGACAACGTCAAGGACGCCGTGGTGAGCGGACGCCCGAACGCGGTCACCGGAGCGATCGTCGTGGCCACGGTCGAGCTGGTCACGGCCGAGGACCGCAAGGCAGTGGCCCGGCGGCTGCGCCTGCTCTGCGCCGAGTCGTTGCCACCCCACAAGGTTCCGGCCGTCATCACCGTCGCGGACCGGCCGTTGCACGGCGAACGGTTCAAGCGCATGGGCGGTGCGCTGTGA